Proteins encoded together in one Chitinophaga sp. LS1 window:
- a CDS encoding SusC/RagA family TonB-linked outer membrane protein, whose product MIKRLLLQWSVALLLLELIGLPTTYGQSSLTVSGTVRSGNEVLIGVSVYQKNNINIATKTDENGHFKLTVPDNATLIFSFIGYHRQEVNVNARPVLNINLVTEDKALGEVVVVGYGKQKAPTVTGAISTVGGKELVSTPVSNITNMLVGRASGISAVQSSGEPGQNAATIHIRGIATLNGQDPLIVIDGIQQPAEQPYVVLNAMDANEIEGISILKDASATAVYGIRGANGVIIVTTKRGKLNKPTFGFTANGGFTNATSLLPILNSYQYALFRNEGVRNAEAAGNSSFDNLLFTDNELWKFKNNRDYTTDEINSLEIGTSDRQALANSPALYYTSHNYFKEIFGGKGQQQQYNMNISGGVEKVRYFASLGYYHQQGILNDYNYGGSNTNSNFKRYNFRSNFDIDVFKNFQISVNLAGQSTVGHVPSGGYSSTDQGDRYQLIIQKIFESSPFVGPNFVNGKLVNGFIGTSGDGINPLVDKGGSGVSPISDFLSAGTLNQYITTLTSTVNLKHQMDYITQGLNLNGKIAYDDSYTKGFYQTTSIPLYKAMRDPNNPNNIVLAGGQLNPDYTSDNWGNGAWRKVYLEASIDYAHSFGNHNVSALFLGNAQKYTAHDLTYNTPSGLMGLVGRVTYNFSERYLLEFNMGLNGTENFAPKRRFGYFPAVSAGWVVTKEPFYPKNDVLTWLKLRGSYGEVGSDRLGSRRYLYLPNGWSSSSSGYYFGNSNGSSANPYFSGASETTLGNPDVTWERAKKLNLAADLRLWKDKITLSATLFRENRNNILVNLQTIPATYGVSSSIVPPANIGRVSNQGYEIELGYNDNIGKLSYFLRANFSYARNKIEYMAEPSYQYPWMNETGYSIGQYKGYVWDGFFNTTEELNNRPYNTNGNQARLGNIRYKDINGDGIIDTKDQVPIGYSNLPRIAYNLTIGFSYKGFDISALFIGTAQGSFPQSGYVLSTPFAKNVGAVFQPYYDGHWTQEKYENGEKITYPSFSFSGSGPNNLFSDFWLKSNNFKRLKNLEIGYSIQDRGLLTRAHIRSIRFYANGNNLITWSKEVMKGIDPELADDGKNSMGYMYPLTRTFNFGTNIQF is encoded by the coding sequence TCCGGCAATGAAGTGCTCATCGGCGTGAGCGTCTACCAGAAGAACAATATCAACATCGCTACCAAAACAGACGAAAACGGTCACTTCAAACTTACTGTACCAGACAATGCTACCCTGATCTTCTCTTTCATCGGTTACCATCGGCAGGAGGTGAATGTCAATGCACGCCCGGTTCTCAACATCAACCTCGTCACGGAAGATAAAGCGCTCGGCGAAGTGGTGGTTGTCGGCTACGGCAAACAAAAAGCACCTACCGTGACAGGGGCTATTTCTACCGTTGGTGGCAAAGAGCTCGTCTCCACCCCTGTGTCTAACATCACCAATATGCTTGTAGGGCGAGCCTCCGGTATCAGCGCCGTACAATCCAGCGGTGAACCCGGTCAGAATGCTGCGACCATTCACATTCGTGGTATTGCCACTTTAAACGGTCAGGATCCGCTCATCGTAATCGATGGTATACAGCAACCGGCAGAGCAGCCTTACGTGGTGCTCAACGCCATGGATGCAAACGAAATCGAAGGCATCTCTATTCTGAAAGATGCTTCTGCTACCGCTGTATATGGTATCCGGGGCGCGAACGGTGTCATCATCGTCACCACCAAAAGAGGGAAACTCAATAAACCTACCTTCGGCTTCACCGCAAATGGCGGTTTTACAAACGCTACCTCCCTCCTGCCCATTCTCAACTCTTATCAATACGCCCTCTTCCGTAATGAAGGTGTCCGCAACGCGGAGGCCGCCGGCAACAGCAGCTTTGACAACCTGCTCTTCACCGACAATGAATTGTGGAAGTTCAAAAATAACAGGGACTATACTACAGACGAAATCAACAGCCTTGAAATCGGAACCAGCGACAGACAGGCACTGGCCAACAGCCCCGCCCTGTACTACACTTCGCATAACTATTTCAAGGAAATCTTCGGAGGTAAGGGCCAGCAACAACAATACAACATGAATATATCCGGCGGAGTTGAAAAAGTAAGGTACTTTGCTTCGCTAGGCTACTATCACCAGCAAGGTATTCTCAACGACTACAATTACGGTGGTTCTAATACGAATTCCAACTTCAAACGTTATAACTTCCGATCCAACTTCGACATCGACGTATTCAAAAACTTCCAGATCAGCGTGAACCTGGCGGGGCAATCAACCGTTGGCCATGTGCCTTCAGGCGGCTATAGCTCTACAGACCAGGGCGATCGCTACCAGCTTATCATCCAGAAGATCTTTGAGAGTAGTCCGTTCGTAGGCCCCAACTTCGTTAATGGCAAACTGGTGAATGGGTTTATCGGTACCTCCGGCGATGGCATTAATCCCCTTGTTGATAAAGGTGGGAGTGGTGTCTCTCCCATCAGTGACTTCCTCAGTGCCGGTACGCTGAATCAGTATATTACAACTCTCACCAGCACCGTGAACCTGAAGCACCAGATGGACTACATCACCCAGGGACTGAATCTGAATGGAAAGATCGCCTATGATGACAGTTATACGAAGGGCTTCTACCAAACCACCAGCATTCCGCTTTACAAAGCCATGCGCGATCCCAACAATCCTAATAACATTGTGCTTGCCGGTGGTCAGTTAAACCCTGACTACACCTCCGACAACTGGGGTAATGGTGCCTGGCGCAAAGTATACCTGGAAGCTTCTATCGACTACGCCCACAGTTTTGGCAATCACAACGTGTCCGCATTATTCCTTGGCAATGCCCAGAAATACACGGCACACGATCTAACCTATAACACACCCTCCGGTTTAATGGGTTTGGTAGGCCGTGTTACATACAACTTTAGTGAACGCTACCTGCTGGAATTCAACATGGGTCTGAATGGTACTGAAAACTTCGCACCTAAGCGCCGCTTTGGTTACTTCCCCGCTGTATCTGCGGGTTGGGTTGTGACAAAAGAACCATTCTATCCGAAGAACGATGTGCTTACCTGGCTCAAACTTCGTGGCTCCTATGGAGAAGTCGGTAGCGACAGATTGGGAAGTCGCCGCTATCTCTACCTGCCAAATGGCTGGTCATCCAGTTCAAGCGGTTACTATTTTGGCAATAGCAATGGTAGTAGTGCAAACCCTTATTTCTCAGGCGCCAGCGAAACCACTTTGGGTAATCCTGACGTGACCTGGGAACGTGCAAAGAAACTAAATCTTGCCGCTGACCTGCGTTTGTGGAAGGATAAGATCACTCTCTCCGCTACCCTCTTCAGGGAAAACAGGAATAACATCCTCGTGAACCTCCAAACGATCCCGGCTACTTATGGGGTATCCTCTTCCATCGTACCTCCTGCGAATATTGGCCGCGTCAGCAACCAGGGATATGAGATCGAACTGGGGTACAATGATAATATTGGTAAACTCAGTTATTTCCTCCGTGCCAACTTCTCCTACGCGCGCAATAAAATTGAATATATGGCAGAGCCGTCTTACCAATATCCATGGATGAACGAGACCGGCTACAGCATTGGGCAATACAAAGGTTATGTATGGGATGGTTTCTTCAACACTACCGAAGAACTGAATAACCGCCCATATAATACGAACGGCAATCAGGCAAGACTGGGCAATATCCGTTACAAAGATATCAACGGCGACGGCATCATTGATACCAAAGACCAGGTGCCTATCGGCTACTCCAATCTGCCTCGCATAGCCTACAACCTGACCATCGGTTTCTCTTATAAAGGATTCGATATCTCTGCCCTCTTTATCGGTACAGCACAGGGTTCCTTCCCGCAATCCGGTTATGTGCTGAGTACCCCATTTGCCAAGAACGTAGGTGCTGTATTCCAGCCTTACTACGATGGCCACTGGACACAGGAAAAGTATGAGAATGGTGAAAAGATTACCTATCCCTCCTTCTCTTTCAGTGGTTCCGGCCCCAATAACCTTTTCAGCGACTTCTGGCTCAAGTCTAACAACTTCAAGCGCCTCAAGAACCTTGAAATAGGTTACAGCATCCAGGACAGGGGATTACTCACCCGCGCGCATATCCGAAGTATCCGCTTCTACGCCAATGGTAATAACCTCATTACCTGGAGCAAAGAAGTGATGAAAGGCATTGACCCTGAGCTGGCGGACGATGGCAAGAACAGTATGGGATATATGTACCCGCTGACCCGCACGTTCAACTTCGGTACCAATATCCAGTTCTGA
- a CDS encoding RagB/SusD family nutrient uptake outer membrane protein, which produces MKPYYIICMVLLLFACQKDFLQMPISNTTTTDSVFSTTIKAQGAIANAYKKVLCQGLPYQGNWNSLIQDNISGALTYGFSWTWGYGIATSTGLTATGNTEDMDGYAYNFTAIRQAYLVRENIDKVTDMTAADKAIVKAEMLALIAYDYEQMVIMYGGVPIVTKSLTVNDDLNIPRAPVAEVIDSISSWCDAAAAVLPAVWSATWTGRMTKSAALSIKAKALLYAARPLFNTATPYLDLGANNNLICMGNEDASRWQTAAIAAEAVIKEAETNGGIKIINTGNPLDDYGTATSTPANAEIILAFKYDAGGSGMNTFYNMHNWQAYGNGLTTSYLENYYKADGTDQVWPTATTAFSDYTTRIQAMEPRFKASFKAWEIDTWNNPNDNNWANSNLFQWAMNVAAVPVKFYYKAGTRNWFEFPIFRLAAYYLSAAEAYNELGQSANALAKLNIIHQRAGLPAITETDQAKLRTIIQREWAAEFFDENYWLHDIKHWKRTDIGDGLIGGVIRTLHFNSDVGSKMTGNTDYHDGKMYLGFWAPRQFLNPFPQTEINKGTLIQNPGY; this is translated from the coding sequence ATGAAACCTTACTATATCATATGCATGGTGCTGTTGCTGTTTGCCTGCCAGAAGGACTTTCTGCAAATGCCCATCTCCAATACAACAACGACAGATTCGGTATTCTCTACGACTATCAAAGCGCAGGGAGCTATCGCCAACGCCTATAAGAAAGTGCTCTGTCAGGGTCTGCCCTATCAGGGTAACTGGAACTCACTCATCCAGGACAATATATCCGGCGCTCTCACCTATGGCTTCTCCTGGACATGGGGTTATGGTATTGCCACCAGTACCGGCCTCACTGCAACAGGCAATACGGAAGACATGGATGGCTACGCCTATAATTTCACTGCCATCAGACAGGCCTACCTCGTCAGGGAAAACATCGACAAGGTCACCGACATGACGGCAGCTGACAAAGCCATTGTGAAAGCAGAAATGCTGGCACTCATCGCTTACGACTATGAACAAATGGTGATCATGTACGGAGGTGTTCCTATCGTGACCAAATCACTGACTGTAAACGATGACCTGAATATTCCCCGTGCTCCAGTAGCAGAAGTAATAGATTCTATCAGCAGCTGGTGTGATGCTGCAGCAGCTGTATTGCCAGCCGTATGGTCTGCTACCTGGACCGGCCGGATGACGAAGTCCGCCGCCTTGTCCATCAAAGCAAAGGCGCTGTTATACGCGGCACGTCCTCTTTTTAATACAGCTACGCCTTATCTGGATCTGGGAGCTAATAATAACCTCATCTGCATGGGCAATGAAGACGCTTCCCGCTGGCAAACGGCTGCCATCGCTGCCGAAGCTGTGATCAAAGAAGCAGAAACCAATGGAGGTATTAAGATCATCAATACCGGCAATCCGCTGGATGATTATGGTACAGCGACCTCCACACCTGCCAACGCCGAGATCATACTGGCATTTAAATACGATGCCGGTGGTAGTGGCATGAACACGTTTTACAACATGCATAACTGGCAGGCATATGGAAATGGGCTCACTACCAGTTATCTCGAGAACTACTACAAAGCAGATGGCACCGACCAGGTATGGCCAACTGCCACCACAGCCTTTTCTGACTACACCACCCGTATACAGGCTATGGAACCCCGTTTCAAAGCGAGTTTCAAAGCATGGGAGATTGACACCTGGAACAACCCGAATGATAATAACTGGGCGAATTCCAACCTCTTTCAATGGGCGATGAACGTAGCCGCTGTACCTGTAAAGTTCTATTACAAAGCAGGCACCCGTAACTGGTTTGAGTTCCCCATCTTCCGTCTCGCGGCTTATTATTTATCTGCAGCAGAAGCGTACAACGAATTGGGACAATCTGCCAATGCACTGGCTAAACTCAACATCATTCATCAGCGTGCCGGCCTGCCAGCTATTACTGAAACCGATCAGGCAAAATTGAGAACGATTATCCAGAGAGAATGGGCAGCAGAGTTCTTCGATGAGAACTACTGGCTGCATGATATCAAACACTGGAAAAGAACAGATATCGGTGACGGCCTGATTGGCGGCGTGATTCGCACCCTGCATTTCAACAGTGATGTAGGATCAAAAATGACAGGTAATACGGACTATCATGATGGCAAGATGTACCTGGGCTTCTGGGCACCCCGTCAGTTCCTCAATCCTTTCCCGCAAACGGAAATCAACAAGGGTACCCTGATCCAGAATCCCGGCTACTAA
- a CDS encoding SusC/RagA family TonB-linked outer membrane protein: MRYRTLLYMLAFSGKVLAQSVPDSIPTASVSKVSGEELYRTPAANITNTFYGRLPGIITEQASGEPGYDNASFVIRGMGTYDNNDIAIFVDGFQVNNTYFQYLSAIEIAEVKLYKDAAALAAFGMRGANGVLWITTKRGHAGKPTVQVQVRNGVQQAENINKPLRSYDYARLYNQAVSNDLYAVNNHQYIYTPKYTTTQLEAYKNGTGTDIDWFDEVLKKNAVFRDANITFSGGDTTTRYALIVDYMKNQGLYNVATNATTSNAQIQRFNLRANLDFSFFKIFEAKVDLGGRIEDRRYPNFNGPSLWNNMAVYPSNVYPVKDETGNWSGTTVYSNNPVASLKALGWTSTHDRTLQANFNLKEKLDFITPGLYLSEAVSFNTWTRSAASKTATYARYYNGVQTTTDVTSDLVASASSPTNQYDWKQANLSAGYDRTFGSHAVHALVNYFASNYIEDWNGNFNGSGYNTGNNIFHHYTNLGGTIDYTYRNKYMLGFGFGYSGSDNYAIGHNHGFYPAISAGWIALTAPLYLKVRASAGKSGNENSAQGRYLYQQYYGTSTAFYTGVTSLNSNTAIAPTYIANPDIFAEHSMKYNVGFDMTLFKKLDIIADAYMDKRGGIITYDQASYAATIGTALMFKNIGKMTNKGFELTMNYHDTWKGLGYHVGGSMLYHKNTVDYKAEITPVNSFSKTTGLSVSTPTGLIAEGFYQTDDFNADGTLKSGQPVPVFGAVQPGDLKYKDLDNSGFVDQNDVTKIGHPAYPSLYYSFNASLDYKGFDVAILFQGGAGADFNLLNAATQTLAFVSNNNAFPMAKGAWAYYPSEGIDTRSTATYPRLTTQSNTNNYRNSTFWIKKNNYLRIRNIEVGYSLPEAFLKRAHLSRLRLFMSATNPVTISKLLRDYNFDPETPTGYPGLKSYIGGLSVSFN; the protein is encoded by the coding sequence ATGCGCTACAGAACGCTACTATATATGCTGGCCTTTTCCGGTAAAGTGCTGGCGCAATCCGTTCCGGATTCGATACCTACGGCTTCCGTATCAAAAGTATCCGGAGAGGAATTATACAGGACACCGGCTGCAAATATCACCAATACCTTCTATGGCCGTCTGCCCGGTATCATCACCGAACAGGCCAGCGGCGAGCCGGGCTATGACAATGCCAGCTTTGTGATACGCGGCATGGGCACTTACGACAACAATGACATCGCCATATTTGTAGATGGATTTCAGGTGAACAATACCTACTTCCAGTATTTATCTGCCATAGAAATTGCGGAAGTTAAATTATATAAAGACGCCGCAGCACTCGCTGCCTTTGGGATGCGTGGCGCGAACGGCGTACTATGGATCACTACAAAAAGAGGCCATGCAGGCAAACCCACTGTACAGGTGCAGGTGAGAAATGGCGTACAACAGGCTGAGAATATCAATAAGCCATTGCGGTCTTATGACTATGCACGACTCTATAATCAGGCTGTCAGCAATGACCTGTATGCGGTAAACAATCATCAATATATTTACACGCCAAAGTATACCACCACACAACTGGAGGCGTATAAAAATGGTACGGGTACAGATATAGACTGGTTTGATGAAGTTCTGAAAAAGAACGCCGTATTCAGAGATGCGAATATTACTTTCAGTGGCGGTGATACAACTACCCGATATGCACTCATCGTAGATTACATGAAGAACCAGGGTTTGTATAATGTGGCGACAAATGCCACTACTTCAAATGCACAGATCCAGCGCTTTAACCTGCGGGCCAACCTGGATTTTAGCTTTTTCAAAATATTTGAAGCCAAAGTAGACCTGGGTGGCCGTATTGAAGACAGGCGATATCCGAACTTCAACGGCCCGAGCTTATGGAATAATATGGCGGTGTACCCTTCCAATGTGTACCCGGTGAAAGATGAAACGGGCAACTGGTCAGGCACGACCGTTTATTCAAATAACCCTGTAGCATCACTGAAAGCACTGGGTTGGACATCGACACATGACAGAACATTACAGGCGAATTTTAACCTGAAAGAAAAACTGGATTTCATTACTCCCGGGTTATACCTGAGTGAAGCAGTGAGTTTCAATACATGGACCAGAAGCGCTGCCAGCAAAACAGCTACCTATGCACGTTATTATAATGGCGTGCAAACAACAACTGATGTTACTTCAGATCTTGTAGCCAGTGCCAGTTCACCGACTAACCAGTACGACTGGAAACAGGCTAACCTGAGTGCCGGGTATGACCGTACTTTTGGTTCCCATGCGGTACATGCACTGGTGAATTATTTTGCCAGCAACTATATAGAAGACTGGAATGGTAATTTCAATGGTTCAGGGTATAATACAGGTAATAACATCTTCCATCACTATACGAACTTAGGTGGCACCATTGATTATACATACCGTAATAAGTATATGCTAGGATTTGGCTTTGGATATAGCGGTTCAGACAACTATGCTATAGGTCATAACCATGGTTTCTATCCGGCCATCTCTGCAGGATGGATTGCATTGACAGCGCCTTTGTACCTGAAAGTCAGGGCTTCTGCAGGCAAATCAGGAAATGAAAACTCTGCACAGGGCAGGTATCTTTACCAGCAGTATTATGGTACCTCTACCGCATTTTATACGGGGGTGACCAGTTTGAATTCCAACACAGCCATCGCACCTACTTATATAGCCAACCCCGACATCTTTGCAGAGCATAGCATGAAGTATAATGTCGGTTTTGATATGACCCTGTTTAAGAAACTGGATATTATAGCAGATGCATACATGGATAAACGTGGTGGTATTATCACCTACGATCAGGCCAGTTATGCCGCGACTATTGGTACGGCACTGATGTTTAAGAACATCGGGAAGATGACAAATAAAGGATTTGAACTCACCATGAACTACCACGATACATGGAAAGGATTGGGTTACCATGTAGGAGGCAGTATGCTGTATCATAAGAACACGGTAGACTATAAAGCTGAAATTACCCCTGTGAATAGTTTTAGTAAAACGACAGGATTATCTGTCAGTACGCCCACAGGCTTAATAGCAGAAGGGTTTTACCAGACAGACGATTTCAATGCAGATGGTACATTAAAGTCAGGACAACCAGTACCTGTTTTTGGTGCAGTACAACCTGGAGATCTGAAATACAAAGACCTTGACAATAGCGGATTCGTGGATCAGAATGACGTGACTAAGATCGGGCATCCGGCCTATCCATCCCTGTATTACTCTTTTAATGCATCACTGGATTACAAGGGTTTTGATGTGGCAATCCTATTCCAGGGAGGTGCTGGTGCTGATTTCAATCTGCTAAATGCAGCAACGCAGACCCTGGCATTCGTAAGTAATAACAATGCCTTCCCAATGGCCAAAGGCGCCTGGGCCTATTATCCGTCAGAAGGTATTGACACACGGAGCACAGCTACCTATCCACGGCTCACTACACAATCAAATACCAATAACTACCGGAATTCAACTTTCTGGATAAAGAAAAACAATTACCTGCGGATCAGGAATATAGAAGTAGGCTATTCTTTGCCTGAGGCATTCCTGAAAAGAGCACACCTGAGTCGTTTGCGCTTGTTCATGAGTGCGACGAATCCAGTCACCATCAGCAAGCTCTTAAGAGATTACAACTTTGATCCGGAGACCCCAACAGGATATCCGGGACTGAAATCGTACATCGGTGGACTCAGTGTTTCATTTAACTAA
- a CDS encoding RagB/SusD family nutrient uptake outer membrane protein, with the protein MQKLTIYIVILLVLSACSKDFLNTKIDSSETDKTLNSDYSTLISLGNAPYAYIRNGFLSVDGNLFAAATDEAEQTSGISDAQLFNQGSWNATTNPDNYYSSYYRGIRAANYFLEHSVNYKDILGTNRDTISAAGAISYKNDVMNVAWYRAEAHILRAYFYFELSKRYGGVPLLTRVLNADENTIMPATPYDSVMNFVVDEVTLYQDSLQVNWKTSSFSNYDGRFTKGVALALKARALLYWASPLHNTSGDVLRWQQAAAAAHDVIALGIYSLSNDYRNYFLQSNTLSSGETILAVRQTANHYMETMNYPISTSGGQSGVTPSENLVSDYEYTGTPDPANPYTNRDPRLGMSVVTNGSTWNSRVINEAPGGTDDMANTNASKTGYYLKKFLNDGLNLVQGGTATHHWVVMRYGEVLLEYAEAMNEAYGPDNDNGYGLTARAAINMVRARTGVNMPAVTATNQDEFRTAVKHERRIELAFEDYRYWDLLRWKDAETALNKPLLGVKVNNGVYTTFSVEERVFNASKMYYYPFPQTEISISKGVLVQNPGW; encoded by the coding sequence ATGCAGAAACTAACAATCTATATAGTCATTTTGCTGGTGCTGAGTGCCTGTTCAAAAGACTTTCTAAATACAAAGATCGATTCATCTGAGACAGACAAGACGCTCAATTCGGATTACAGTACGCTGATCTCGCTGGGCAATGCGCCGTATGCATATATCAGGAATGGCTTTTTATCTGTGGATGGTAATCTCTTTGCAGCAGCCACGGACGAGGCAGAGCAGACTTCAGGCATTTCCGATGCACAGCTGTTTAACCAGGGGAGCTGGAATGCGACGACGAATCCGGATAACTATTACAGTAGCTATTATAGGGGGATCAGGGCGGCGAATTACTTCCTGGAACACTCCGTGAATTACAAAGATATCTTAGGCACTAACAGGGACACGATCTCTGCTGCCGGTGCTATCAGTTACAAAAATGATGTGATGAATGTGGCATGGTATAGAGCGGAAGCACACATTTTGAGAGCATACTTCTATTTTGAATTATCAAAAAGATATGGAGGTGTACCACTGCTGACAAGGGTGCTGAATGCGGATGAGAATACGATTATGCCGGCTACACCTTATGATAGTGTGATGAATTTTGTAGTTGACGAGGTAACATTATATCAGGACAGTTTGCAGGTGAACTGGAAAACCTCTTCTTTTTCCAATTATGATGGCCGGTTCACAAAGGGCGTGGCACTGGCATTAAAGGCAAGAGCATTACTATATTGGGCCAGTCCATTGCACAATACAAGCGGAGATGTATTGAGATGGCAGCAGGCAGCTGCTGCAGCCCATGATGTAATTGCGTTAGGGATATATAGTTTATCAAATGATTACAGGAATTACTTTTTGCAAAGTAATACGTTAAGCAGCGGCGAAACGATTTTGGCAGTCAGGCAGACAGCGAATCATTACATGGAAACCATGAACTATCCCATCAGTACTTCCGGTGGTCAGAGCGGAGTAACGCCTTCAGAAAATCTTGTATCAGATTATGAATATACTGGTACGCCGGATCCCGCGAATCCATATACCAACCGTGATCCAAGACTGGGGATGAGTGTCGTGACGAATGGAAGTACATGGAATAGCAGGGTGATCAACGAAGCTCCGGGGGGTACGGATGATATGGCAAATACGAATGCAAGTAAGACGGGGTATTATCTGAAAAAATTCCTGAATGATGGATTGAATCTTGTGCAGGGAGGTACTGCCACACACCATTGGGTGGTAATGCGATATGGAGAAGTATTGCTGGAATATGCAGAGGCAATGAATGAAGCCTATGGCCCGGATAATGATAATGGATATGGATTAACAGCCAGAGCCGCGATCAATATGGTGCGTGCACGTACGGGGGTAAATATGCCGGCGGTAACAGCCACCAATCAGGACGAATTCAGAACTGCTGTAAAGCATGAAAGAAGAATTGAATTAGCATTTGAGGATTACAGATACTGGGACCTGCTTAGATGGAAGGATGCAGAAACGGCCTTAAATAAGCCTCTGTTAGGCGTAAAAGTGAATAATGGTGTATACACCACATTCAGCGTAGAAGAGCGCGTTTTTAACGCCAGTAAGATGTATTATTATCCATTTCCGCAGACGGAAATCAGTATTTCCAAAGGAGTGCTGGTGCAAAACCCGGGTTGGTAA
- a CDS encoding DUF5013 domain-containing protein, giving the protein MKQSIIIIFLLSLWACKKDADSYGIPNIYMPQALNISGGISANYPVPTGTDSSTYNYTIDATTNKLNIILGVAQASTLKPAGFTVNVITDADTIDLLKFNNILDANTLLMPDLLYTLPSSVSVPAGKSEGTFFLSLDINQLKSSDYEGKKLALAVRLKSTGQYEVASNAAVTIVIVDVDALVIGPSKDISSQYLKNTSTPFTIAGLHSGGRWGTLTDWIANTAAKSHDGYGGYATDEGGTIDMESGWGSPAIHNGKIWQTTGSALPAGTYTLDVSDLDWQGTKDPTYIVVAPGLDTIPDYGDISGNTTIQYTLFSDPKITFTLTEETKVTVGFAANYIQDQQGFKIYSVKLLNYPKHL; this is encoded by the coding sequence ATGAAACAATCAATCATCATCATATTTCTTTTATCGCTCTGGGCTTGTAAAAAGGATGCCGACAGTTATGGCATTCCTAATATTTACATGCCACAGGCGCTCAATATCTCTGGTGGTATCAGTGCGAACTATCCTGTGCCAACTGGTACGGATTCTTCCACCTATAATTACACCATTGATGCGACTACCAATAAACTCAATATCATCCTGGGTGTTGCGCAGGCAAGTACGCTCAAACCAGCAGGTTTTACTGTCAATGTTATAACCGATGCTGATACTATTGATCTCTTAAAGTTCAACAATATCCTGGATGCGAATACCCTACTAATGCCTGATTTACTCTATACCCTTCCATCTTCTGTCAGTGTTCCTGCCGGAAAAAGTGAGGGAACCTTTTTTCTATCACTCGATATCAATCAGTTAAAATCATCTGATTACGAGGGTAAGAAGCTCGCACTGGCAGTAAGACTGAAAAGTACGGGACAGTATGAAGTTGCTTCCAATGCCGCGGTAACAATTGTAATTGTAGATGTAGATGCGCTGGTCATTGGCCCATCCAAAGATATCTCTTCCCAATATCTGAAGAATACCTCTACCCCATTCACAATAGCCGGTCTTCATTCCGGTGGCCGCTGGGGTACGCTGACGGACTGGATTGCCAATACGGCGGCAAAAAGCCATGACGGGTATGGTGGGTATGCAACAGATGAAGGAGGCACCATAGATATGGAAAGTGGCTGGGGATCTCCGGCTATTCATAATGGCAAGATCTGGCAGACTACGGGTAGTGCGCTGCCAGCGGGTACGTATACTTTAGATGTATCTGATCTGGATTGGCAGGGAACAAAGGATCCGACTTATATTGTAGTAGCGCCGGGGTTGGATACGATTCCGGATTATGGGGATATAAGCGGGAATACAACGATTCAGTATACGCTGTTCAGTGATCCCAAGATTACGTTTACGCTGACTGAAGAAACTAAAGTTACAGTTGGTTTTGCGGCGAATTATATTCAGGATCAACAAGGGTTTAAGATATATAGTGTAAAATTATTAAACTATCCCAAGCATCTATAA